In bacterium, one genomic interval encodes:
- the rnhA gene encoding ribonuclease HI: protein MTTSQSPHITIYTDGACKGNPGRGAWAAVLLAEDGKSKEISGTEDATTNNRMELAAVAEALKALKRPCRVTLHSDSAYIVNAFHQKWLDNWQRNGWRTADKSPVKNRDLWEIIIDLCQTHTVRFEKVKGHAGIHYNERVDTLCNEALSVQ from the coding sequence ATGACAACATCACAAAGTCCTCATATCACGATTTACACCGACGGTGCCTGCAAGGGTAACCCCGGGCGCGGCGCATGGGCGGCTGTTTTGCTCGCCGAGGATGGAAAAAGTAAAGAAATTTCCGGAACGGAAGACGCCACGACCAATAATCGGATGGAATTGGCGGCCGTCGCCGAAGCGCTTAAAGCGCTCAAACGCCCTTGCCGGGTCACGTTGCATTCCGATAGCGCTTACATCGTCAACGCCTTCCATCAAAAGTGGCTGGATAACTGGCAACGCAACGGCTGGCGCACCGCCGACAAAAGCCCTGTTAAAAACCGTGACCTGTGGGAAATCATCATCGATCTATGCCAAACGCATACCGTCCGCTTTGAAAAAGTCAAAGGCCACGCCGGCATCCACTATAATGAACGCGTGGACACGTTGTGCAACGAAGCCTTGTCGGTTCAATGA
- a CDS encoding DUF4154 domain-containing protein, with product MKRLTVLIGFVCCPILSLFAQYQIDATESVHVPVLIKSLSYDSKLKGGNLLILSRTDENGNRNKASSLFSGKTIKSNTLQAFDGTYSGKAALASILDNLGVHLIYICDDLTAAQVSEISALCNAKSILSISGVTDHVTTGLVSLSVSNEGGKTKTFLNKTKMRAEGHAFSAQFLQLCKIVE from the coding sequence GTGAAACGATTGACCGTACTTATCGGTTTCGTGTGTTGTCCTATTTTGAGTTTGTTTGCTCAATATCAAATTGATGCCACAGAATCCGTGCATGTTCCCGTGCTGATCAAAAGTTTATCGTATGACAGCAAACTCAAAGGCGGAAATCTTCTGATATTGTCGCGTACCGATGAAAACGGTAATCGCAATAAAGCGTCTTCGTTGTTTTCCGGGAAAACGATCAAATCCAACACATTACAGGCGTTTGACGGGACGTATTCCGGTAAAGCAGCATTGGCCTCCATACTTGATAATCTCGGCGTACATCTGATATACATATGTGATGATCTGACAGCGGCCCAGGTGTCGGAAATTTCGGCTTTGTGTAATGCTAAAAGTATCCTGAGTATATCCGGAGTAACGGATCATGTGACCACAGGGTTGGTCAGTTTATCGGTGTCCAATGAAGGCGGGAAAACAAAAACATTTCTGAATAAAACGAAGATGCGTGCTGAAGGCCACGCTTTTAGTGCGCAGTTTCTTCAGCTGTGTAAAATCGTCGAATAA
- a CDS encoding response regulator transcription factor, with translation MIRIAMIEDDAEIRQNVTAFLKKDNRFTITTSAGSVEEDLEAFKTHTPDILILDIGLPGMSGLSAIRLFREKFPDTDIVMFTVHDDPARIFEALCNGASGYLIKNTPFADIARSLDELHNGGAPMSPQIARKVIQHFYPAPSQKPQSTLSDKEKEVVVGLVDGLSYKMIADRMDVTIETIRSHIKNIYRKLHVHSKAEVITKSLRGEI, from the coding sequence ATGATACGCATTGCGATGATCGAGGACGACGCGGAAATTCGCCAGAATGTGACGGCATTTTTGAAAAAAGACAACCGTTTTACGATAACGACTTCCGCCGGATCCGTCGAAGAAGATTTGGAAGCGTTCAAAACGCATACGCCTGATATTCTGATTCTCGACATAGGCTTACCCGGTATGTCGGGATTGAGTGCAATACGTCTCTTCCGGGAAAAATTTCCCGATACGGACATCGTGATGTTTACGGTCCATGATGATCCGGCGCGAATTTTTGAAGCCCTGTGCAACGGTGCATCCGGTTATCTTATCAAAAATACTCCGTTTGCGGATATTGCACGATCACTGGACGAATTGCATAACGGCGGTGCACCGATGTCACCGCAGATAGCCCGCAAAGTGATTCAGCACTTTTATCCCGCGCCGTCACAAAAACCTCAGTCAACGCTGTCCGATAAAGAGAAAGAAGTCGTGGTGGGATTGGTGGATGGTTTGAGTTACAAAATGATCGCCGATCGCATGGATGTGACGATTGAGACAATCCGTTCGCACATCAAAAATATTTACCGCAAATTGCATGTCCACTCCAAAGCCGAAGTGATCACCAAGTCTTTACGCGGCGAAATCTGA
- a CDS encoding aminotransferase class V-fold PLP-dependent enzyme, translating into MKLEEYFQKFRTNTIGHDLTVQTPYGTQHIVYADWVASGRLYRPIEEQLLSRFGPYVANTHTETTTTGTTMTHAYHEAKAIIKGHVNAAPNDVLIFAGSGMTGAVAKFQRILNLRIPEKFSGRISVPEAERPVIFVTHMEHHSNHTSWLETIADVELVGRDEKGLVDLNDLSRLLERYKNRPMKIASVTACSNVTGIQTPYHDIAKIMHQNGGYCFVDFACSAPYVPINMHPADTDARLDAIYFSPHKFLGGPGTPGVLIFNAQLYGNKIPDQPGGGTVTWTNPWGEHKYFQDIEIREDGGTPPFLQAIKAAMAIRLKETMDPSRMMAREEEMLPRVFQVLRQAPGLHILADHVEHRLGIISFYIDGLHYNLGVKLLNDRFGIQVRGGCSCAGTYGHYLLNVTREFSKRITDEIDHGDMSEKPGWIRLSLHPVMTDQEVDFILRAISDVASHHKTWSKGYVYDGSANEFRHKEFKENSAAITDWFRVEA; encoded by the coding sequence ATGAAACTTGAAGAGTACTTCCAAAAATTTCGTACCAACACCATCGGTCACGACCTGACTGTCCAAACTCCGTACGGAACACAACACATCGTTTACGCCGACTGGGTAGCAAGCGGACGGTTGTATCGTCCTATCGAGGAACAACTGCTTTCGCGGTTCGGCCCTTACGTCGCCAATACGCATACGGAAACCACCACTACCGGAACGACAATGACGCATGCGTACCACGAAGCTAAAGCGATCATCAAAGGGCATGTAAATGCCGCTCCTAATGACGTTTTAATTTTTGCGGGTTCGGGTATGACCGGTGCGGTCGCCAAGTTTCAACGCATACTCAATCTTCGCATTCCTGAAAAATTCAGCGGACGCATTTCCGTACCCGAAGCGGAGCGCCCTGTGATTTTTGTAACCCACATGGAGCATCACTCCAATCATACCTCATGGCTGGAAACCATCGCGGATGTAGAATTAGTTGGACGTGATGAAAAAGGTTTGGTGGATCTGAACGATCTCTCAAGGCTGCTGGAACGCTACAAAAACCGGCCTATGAAAATTGCTTCCGTCACCGCATGTTCCAACGTCACGGGGATTCAAACGCCCTATCACGACATAGCTAAAATCATGCATCAAAACGGCGGGTATTGTTTTGTGGATTTTGCATGCTCCGCGCCGTATGTACCGATCAATATGCACCCCGCCGATACCGATGCGCGTCTGGATGCTATTTATTTCTCTCCGCATAAGTTTCTCGGCGGACCCGGCACGCCCGGTGTTTTGATTTTCAACGCTCAACTTTACGGTAATAAAATTCCCGATCAACCCGGTGGCGGTACGGTGACATGGACCAACCCCTGGGGCGAACATAAATATTTTCAGGATATCGAAATTCGCGAAGACGGCGGTACACCGCCTTTTTTGCAGGCGATCAAAGCCGCGATGGCGATTCGCCTCAAAGAAACGATGGATCCGTCGCGTATGATGGCGAGAGAAGAAGAAATGTTGCCGCGCGTATTCCAGGTTTTGCGTCAGGCACCGGGGTTGCACATACTGGCCGATCATGTCGAACATCGCCTCGGCATCATTTCGTTTTATATAGACGGTCTGCACTACAATCTCGGCGTCAAACTGCTCAACGATCGCTTTGGCATTCAAGTTCGCGGCGGCTGTTCCTGTGCCGGCACGTATGGTCATTATTTACTCAATGTGACGCGCGAATTTTCCAAACGCATCACGGACGAAATTGATCACGGCGACATGTCCGAAAAACCGGGTTGGATACGACTTTCTCTTCACCCGGTGATGACCGACCAGGAGGTGGATTTCATCCTTCGCGCGATTAGCGATGTGGCGTCCCATCACAAAACATGGTCGAAAGGCTACGTTTACGACGGATCGGCCAACGAATTTCGCCACAAAGAGTTCAAAGAAAACAGCGCGGCCATAACCGACTGGTTTCGTGTCGAAGCTTAG
- a CDS encoding class I SAM-dependent methyltransferase, producing MDYLDYQYDPNDPALMAVTDELPLWSAPFGTELLNAIRFKPGMTVMDIGCGTGFPMLEIAERIGKKGTVWGIDPWPAAVARLREKTERLGITQVRIIEGQAEDATIGEHTCDLIVSNNGINNVSDIPKTLSTCRRSAKHGAQFVMTYNLEGTMRAFYDVLRAALRDHRREENLPLIDQHIQQKRPPLDRMEAWIEESGFEIGEIKLRQFHMDFTDGKAFFEHHLIRHWFLPSWKNLVPQEIRRPVFTAMEDRMNDIVADEDVFRIEIPFAVIDATAI from the coding sequence ATGGATTATTTAGATTATCAATACGATCCCAATGATCCCGCACTGATGGCGGTCACCGATGAATTGCCGCTTTGGTCGGCGCCGTTTGGAACGGAACTGCTCAACGCCATACGCTTTAAACCCGGCATGACCGTGATGGACATCGGTTGCGGTACCGGATTTCCAATGCTTGAAATCGCCGAACGTATCGGAAAAAAAGGAACGGTATGGGGCATTGATCCGTGGCCGGCGGCGGTCGCACGCCTCCGTGAAAAAACCGAACGTTTGGGCATCACGCAGGTGCGTATCATCGAAGGTCAGGCCGAAGATGCAACCATCGGAGAACATACGTGTGATCTGATCGTATCTAATAACGGCATTAACAATGTAAGCGATATTCCAAAAACCTTAAGCACGTGCCGCCGTTCCGCCAAACACGGTGCACAGTTTGTCATGACGTACAATCTCGAAGGCACGATGCGCGCTTTTTACGATGTGTTGCGTGCAGCGCTGCGTGATCATCGCCGCGAAGAAAACCTTCCCCTTATTGATCAGCATATCCAACAAAAAAGACCTCCGCTGGATCGTATGGAAGCATGGATCGAAGAATCAGGATTTGAAATCGGAGAAATCAAACTGCGGCAGTTTCACATGGATTTTACCGACGGGAAAGCTTTCTTTGAACATCATTTGATCCGCCATTGGTTTCTCCCTTCATGGAAAAATCTAGTGCCTCAGGAAATCCGGCGCCCTGTTTTTACGGCAATGGAAGATCGCATGAACGATATCGTCGCGGATGAGGATGTGTTTCGCATCGAAATACCTTTTGCGGTGATCGATGCGACGGCCATATAA
- the fdhD gene encoding formate dehydrogenase accessory sulfurtransferase FdhD, whose amino-acid sequence MESATRTYLIKKFSDGLDRDHADTLVTEEPLSIAVAHMERTVEIAVTMRTPGHDADLALGFLAAEGLLHAGDGSPDYTIIQKILSPEENSITLHVNESAFARMAEADQLRRYSFVQSSCGICGSRSISDLRAKGFRRIEDATVFMAEQILTLPDRLRREQKIFEQTGGLHGAGLFDNAGNLLCAREDIGRHNAVDKIIGWAFMQRRLPLHGHLLLVSGRVSYEIVQKALSVGIPCIAAVSAPSSLAVKSAHEFGMTLIGFLRSGQYNIYCGSQRIAQHA is encoded by the coding sequence GTGGAATCGGCAACACGCACCTATCTCATAAAAAAATTCAGCGATGGTTTGGACCGCGATCATGCCGACACGCTCGTCACTGAAGAACCGCTGTCCATCGCGGTCGCTCACATGGAACGCACCGTCGAAATCGCCGTTACGATGCGTACACCCGGTCATGACGCCGACTTGGCGCTTGGTTTTTTGGCGGCCGAAGGCTTACTTCACGCCGGAGACGGCTCTCCCGACTATACCATCATACAAAAAATCCTATCACCGGAAGAAAATTCAATCACGCTGCATGTGAACGAATCCGCCTTCGCACGCATGGCCGAGGCCGACCAATTGCGCCGCTATTCGTTTGTCCAATCCAGCTGCGGTATCTGCGGGAGCCGCTCAATCAGCGATTTGCGCGCTAAGGGGTTTCGTCGCATCGAGGACGCGACGGTTTTTATGGCTGAGCAAATTCTCACTTTGCCCGATCGCCTGCGCCGCGAACAAAAAATATTCGAACAAACAGGCGGCCTGCACGGCGCCGGATTATTTGATAATGCAGGAAACTTACTCTGCGCGCGCGAGGATATCGGACGGCATAACGCCGTAGATAAAATCATCGGCTGGGCTTTCATGCAGCGACGTTTGCCGCTCCATGGCCATCTGCTTTTGGTCAGCGGGCGCGTCAGTTACGAAATCGTGCAGAAAGCATTGAGCGTCGGCATACCGTGTATTGCGGCGGTTTCCGCACCGTCCAGTCTGGCCGTCAAATCCGCACACGAGTTCGGCATGACATTGATCGGGTTTCTTCGCTCCGGTCAGTACAATATCTACTGCGGATCGCAGCGCATCGCACAGCACGCATAG
- a CDS encoding peptidoglycan DD-metalloendopeptidase family protein produces MEEKKKSPHKYVTLLVMFDAVSDPRSFRLKVSTLRVMLGTLAVVGLVLAGSLIYYFSFAYKVFYYDELERKYEKLAEDNTRIKQIEREYRKVKQENEKIRIVFGLLKNMPRDTTYEGRSTYENFTAPSEMGYYPGKDLNDPMHEKMAEDISSDVGRIGIDYLSYARVVPTLMPVNSRFIARGYQDNRYNDPSATRIHRGVDIVAEEGAPVKAASEGRVIVSEWFTDYGNTIVLYHGFGFFSVYKHLQFRLKETDDAVKTGEVIGTVGKTGRLATGIHLHFEIWRDGVPRDPATFIPQIRDALVITVKADSLAKKSS; encoded by the coding sequence GTGGAAGAAAAAAAGAAATCGCCGCACAAATATGTCACACTTCTGGTGATGTTTGATGCCGTTTCCGATCCCCGGAGTTTTCGCCTTAAAGTTTCAACGCTGCGCGTGATGCTCGGTACATTGGCTGTAGTAGGTCTTGTGCTGGCCGGTTCTTTGATATACTATTTTTCGTTTGCCTATAAGGTGTTTTATTACGACGAGCTGGAGCGTAAATACGAAAAGCTCGCCGAAGATAATACCCGGATCAAGCAGATCGAACGCGAGTACCGTAAGGTCAAGCAGGAGAATGAAAAAATCCGCATCGTGTTTGGTTTGCTGAAAAACATGCCCCGGGACACGACGTACGAAGGCCGCTCAACGTATGAAAATTTTACGGCGCCGAGTGAAATGGGATATTATCCCGGCAAAGACCTCAACGATCCGATGCATGAAAAAATGGCGGAGGATATCAGCAGCGATGTCGGCCGTATCGGTATAGATTATTTATCCTACGCCCGCGTCGTGCCCACGTTGATGCCGGTTAACAGCCGCTTTATTGCGCGCGGTTATCAGGATAACCGTTACAACGATCCGTCGGCTACACGCATACATCGCGGTGTGGACATCGTGGCGGAGGAAGGCGCGCCGGTCAAGGCCGCTTCCGAAGGTCGGGTGATCGTTTCGGAATGGTTTACCGACTACGGCAATACGATCGTCCTGTATCATGGATTCGGTTTTTTTTCAGTGTATAAACATTTGCAATTTCGCCTGAAAGAAACGGATGATGCGGTCAAGACGGGTGAAGTGATCGGCACGGTCGGTAAGACCGGGCGTTTGGCAACAGGTATTCATTTACATTTTGAAATATGGCGCGACGGCGTGCCGCGGGATCCGGCGACTTTTATACCGCAGATCCGCGATGCGCTGGTGATCACGGTGAAAGCCGACTCACTCGCCAAAAAAAGCAGTTAA
- a CDS encoding polymer-forming cytoskeletal protein — translation MAFGEKNTNNTAGAGLNLISRGTVINGNISASTSIRIEGEIKGKIVCHDAVTIGTTGMVEGDIDAKSVIVGGKVIGNVTSQDRLMMESRSGIQGNIKARRLVVEEGAVFEGRCSMKDTKDKPLVINENANRDMFEEPEAARLAKAQ, via the coding sequence ATGGCGTTTGGTGAAAAAAATACGAACAATACCGCCGGTGCAGGTCTCAACCTGATCAGCCGCGGTACCGTGATCAACGGCAATATCAGCGCCTCGACGAGCATTCGTATCGAAGGCGAAATCAAAGGCAAAATCGTTTGCCATGATGCCGTCACGATCGGTACGACGGGTATGGTCGAAGGCGATATTGATGCCAAAAGCGTGATCGTAGGCGGCAAAGTAATCGGCAATGTGACTTCGCAGGATCGTTTGATGATGGAGTCGCGTTCCGGTATCCAAGGTAATATCAAAGCCCGCCGGTTGGTGGTCGAAGAAGGCGCGGTGTTCGAAGGTCGTTGTTCGATGAAAGATACGAAAGATAAGCCGCTCGTGATCAACGAGAATGCGAATCGCGATATGTTTGAGGAACCTGAAGCTGCGCGTTTAGCTAAAGCGCAGTAG
- a CDS encoding AtpZ/AtpI family protein: MPTGKHTTQSLSETMHALGPWIGWGWQFALTLGVLTWGGHWLDGYFETKVLFTLAGIFLGLAGGFIQLIRMVRNLPKPERHHHGEERHSDRVTKPTNEEKE; this comes from the coding sequence ATGCCCACGGGTAAACATACGACCCAAAGCTTATCGGAAACGATGCATGCGCTTGGGCCGTGGATCGGATGGGGTTGGCAATTTGCCCTGACGCTCGGCGTTTTGACTTGGGGCGGGCACTGGTTAGACGGATATTTTGAAACGAAAGTTCTTTTTACGCTGGCCGGTATTTTTTTGGGATTGGCCGGCGGTTTTATACAGTTGATCCGGATGGTTCGGAATCTTCCGAAGCCGGAACGACATCACCACGGAGAGGAGCGTCATTCGGACCGCGTAACCAAGCCGACGAATGAAGAGAAGGAATGA
- the atpB gene encoding F0F1 ATP synthase subunit A, translating into MLMPMLTFWQAASQEAPKAADKAEKVDIGGTIIHHITNSNEIELPILGYVKLPHFDPIHIGTMTIDLSPTKHVVMIWLVALLLLVIFSILARPKLIPRGLYNAMEALISFVREEIVRPNFGAKTDRYIHYFLTLFFFILFMNLLGLIPYGSTATGNIAVTATLAVVTFFVTQYTAIKSQGIGGYLKHLTAGVHWLLWPIMIPVEVVGLFTKPFALSVRLFANMTAGHVVILSLLGLIFVLKTYFVAPISILFALFIYVLELFVAFLQAYIFTLLSSLFISMGMHHEHHEEHHDAEHPVHAGHH; encoded by the coding sequence ATGCTCATGCCTATGTTAACCTTCTGGCAAGCCGCTTCGCAGGAAGCGCCCAAAGCCGCCGACAAAGCAGAAAAAGTGGATATCGGCGGGACCATCATCCACCACATTACCAATTCCAATGAAATCGAACTCCCCATATTGGGTTATGTGAAACTGCCGCATTTTGATCCCATTCATATCGGCACTATGACGATAGACCTCAGTCCGACCAAACATGTCGTGATGATATGGTTGGTAGCGCTTTTGCTATTGGTGATTTTTTCCATCTTGGCTCGTCCCAAACTGATTCCCCGCGGCCTCTACAATGCCATGGAAGCGTTGATCAGCTTCGTGCGCGAAGAGATTGTGCGCCCTAATTTCGGTGCTAAAACCGACCGCTATATCCATTATTTCCTCACGTTGTTTTTCTTTATTCTGTTTATGAATCTTCTGGGGCTTATCCCGTATGGTTCGACAGCAACCGGTAATATCGCCGTCACAGCGACCTTGGCCGTCGTGACGTTTTTTGTCACGCAATATACCGCTATCAAGTCGCAAGGTATCGGCGGGTATCTGAAACATCTTACGGCCGGCGTGCATTGGCTTTTGTGGCCGATCATGATTCCCGTCGAAGTAGTGGGGCTTTTTACCAAACCTTTCGCGCTCAGCGTTCGTCTTTTTGCCAATATGACGGCAGGCCACGTCGTGATTCTCTCCCTGCTTGGTTTGATCTTCGTATTAAAAACATATTTTGTCGCGCCGATTTCTATCCTGTTCGCGTTGTTTATTTACGTATTGGAACTTTTCGTCGCCTTTCTGCAGGCGTACATTTTTACGCTGTTATCGTCGCTTTTTATCAGCATGGGTATGCACCACGAACACCATGAAGAGCATCATGACGCGGAGCATCCGGTGCATGCAGGGCATCACTGA